AGGAGCCGCTTAAGTTTACCTGCAACGACGCCGAAATCGGAGAGTGGGTATACGGCTACGACCCTCGTGTATGCTGGATCGAAGATCGCTACTACGTAACCTGGTGCAATGGCTACCATGGCCCAACCATTGGCGTTGCCTACACCTTCGATTTTGTGACTTTCCACCAGCTCGAAAACGCATTTTTACCCTTTAACCGCAACGGCGTACTTTTCCCCGAAAAGATTAACGGCAATTTTGCCATGCTTAGCCGCCCTAGCGACAACGGACATACGCCTTTCGGCGACATCTTCTACAGCGAATCGCCAGACCTAGACTATTGGGGCAAGCATCGCCACGTTATGGCGCCTGCACCATTCGAGCAAAGCGCATGGCAGTGCACTAAAATTGGTGCTGGTCCAATTCCAATTAAAACCGCCGAAGGTTGGCTGCTAATTTACCACGGTGTATTGGCTTCCTGCAACGGTTTCGTATACAGCTTTGGCTCTGCCATTCTAGACCTAGAGCAACCCTGGAAGGTGAAGTACCGTTCGGGTCCATACCTTCTCTCTCCACAAAAAGACTACGAGTGTATGGGCGACGTACCAAACGTTACCTTCCCTTGCGCAGCGCTTCACGACGAGGAGACTGGCCGTATCGCCATCTACTACGGATGTGCCGACACGGTAACCGGGTTAGCATTTGGCTACATCCCCGAAATTATTGAGTTTACCAAGAAGACAAGCATCGTATGATAAGAAACATTACCGCATGTGTGGCGTTCGTGCTGTTTGCGTTTGTAGCGCAGGCCCAAAAGGAGCCTGCCGACTATGTTAACGCGTTTATTGGCACCACCAACTACGGTACAACCAATCCGGGGGCGGTTACGCCCAACGGGTTGATGTCGGTGGTTCCGTTCAACGTAATGGGCTCGTCGTTAAACAAGTTCGATAAGGATGCGCAGTGGTTCTCCACGCCATACGAGCACACCAACTCCTTTTTGACTGGGTTTTCGCACGTAAACCTAAGCGGTGTTGGCTGTCCGGACTTGGGTTCGCTGCTGCTGATGCCAACTACGGGCAAGCTGAACGTAGATTACAAGGAGTATGGCAGCTCCTACACCAACGAGGTGGCTTCGCCAGGCTACTACTCCAATATGCTTACCAAGTATGGCGTTAAGTGCGAGGTTTCGGCCACTCCGCGCTCGGGAATATCGCGCTTTACCTTCCCTAAAGGCGAAAGCCACATCCTGCTAAACCTTGGCGAAGGGCTTACCAACGAAAGCGGAGGTATGCTACGCAAGGTGAGCGAGACGGAGATTGAGGGGATGAAGCTGCTGGGCACGTTTTGCTACAACTCCAACGCGGTGTTTCCTATTTACTTCGTGATGCGCGTTAGCAAGGAGCCTAAGCAGATCGGTTACTGGAAAAAGCAGCGCACCATGGGCGTTGAGGCGCAGTGGGATAACACTAGCGGCAAAAACAAGATCTATACCACCTACGGCAAGGAGCTTGCGGGCGACGACATTGGCGCCTTCTTCTCCTTTGATACCGATCAGGGCGAGCA
The sequence above is a segment of the Alistipes sp. ZOR0009 genome. Coding sequences within it:
- a CDS encoding glycoside hydrolase family 130 protein — protein: MSQNVMMPWEDRPEGSKEVVWRYSQNPIIPRDLLPTSNSIFNSAVVRFGNGYAGVFRCDDTNRRMRLHVGFSDDAINWRINEEPLKFTCNDAEIGEWVYGYDPRVCWIEDRYYVTWCNGYHGPTIGVAYTFDFVTFHQLENAFLPFNRNGVLFPEKINGNFAMLSRPSDNGHTPFGDIFYSESPDLDYWGKHRHVMAPAPFEQSAWQCTKIGAGPIPIKTAEGWLLIYHGVLASCNGFVYSFGSAILDLEQPWKVKYRSGPYLLSPQKDYECMGDVPNVTFPCAALHDEETGRIAIYYGCADTVTGLAFGYIPEIIEFTKKTSIV